In Anguilla rostrata isolate EN2019 chromosome 1, ASM1855537v3, whole genome shotgun sequence, a genomic segment contains:
- the tap1 gene encoding antigen peptide transporter 1: MQKMAFSVLLFLCMDVCAVQAVRLAQLLPFLLPHPFLTLWGGGLLRASLLLLLTFSQGCPQWLRCPEGLQTLGVHCFLSPAYITLLWVYGQSTLELLWGWHSWLGIVQGYIVTAVSLLLWQRYIPSLSTETTKEPEKKNASLQRLLGYMRPYTMRFAAVIFFVVVSSLGEMAIPHYTGKMTDWIMNEDDPEAFTHAITVMSLITIMSAVCEFICDLIYNITMSCIHTFIQGLVFQSVLKQEIAFFDTVHTGDIVSRITTDTNTMSESLSEKLSLLMWYFMRVIFLFIFMLRLSWKLSIFTALGLPIIWVIPELSGKFYQSLSARVQESLARANDVAMETFSSMKTVRSFANEDGETRRYQQRLEETYSLNKQEAAAYAASTWTNSLSSLALKVSILYYGGRLVTGGAVSSGDLVSFVLYELQFTSAVEVLMSYYPHVKKAIGASEKIFEYVDRKPQVPPDGSLAPEKLEGHLQFKNITFAYPKRPETAVLKGFSLELKPGEVTALVGPSGGGKSTCVSLLERFYQPQEGEILLDGKPLLSYQNQYLHRKIAVVSQEPVLFARSVIENIKYGREDATDEEIFRAAEMANAHKFINDLPNGYSTDAGEKGGQVSGGQKQRIAIARALIGQPKILVLDDATSSLDTESEHLVHQALLKSSSRCAILLIAHRLSTVEKANHIIFLQGGEVLEEGSHAELLKKRGAYAQLVQKQNTAFQRNTEEGADKERAI, encoded by the exons ATGCAGAAGATGGCTTTCTCAGTGCTACTGTTTTTGTGCATGGATGTCTGTGCGGTGCAGGCAGTGCGTCTGGCCCAGCTCTTGCcattcctcctcccccatccttTCCTCACTCTATGGGGTGGTGGCCTGCTCCgtgcctctctccttctcctcctcaccTTCTCCCAAGGGTGCCCACAGTGGTTGAGATGTCCGGAGGGGCTCCAGACCCTGGGAGTGCACTGCTTCCTCTCACCAGCTTACATCACACTTCTATGGGTCTATGGGCAGTCCACACTGGAGCTGCTTTGGGGATGGCACTCCTGGCTTGGG ATAGTGCAGGGGTACATAGTCACAGCTGTGTCTCTGTTGCTCTGGCAACGATACATTCCATCACTCTCTACTGAGACAACCAAGGAACCAGAGAAAAAGAATGCTTCACTGCAGAGACTTCTGGGATACATGCGCCCATACACCATGCGGTTTGCCGCAGTCATCTTCTTTGTGGTGGTCTCTTCCCTGG GTGAGATGGCCATTCCCCATTACACGGGCAAGATGACAGACTGGATCATGAATGAGGATGACCCTGAGGCCTTCACTCACGCCATCACAGTCATGTCCCTGATCACCATCATGAG tgcGGTCTGCGAGTTTATCTGTGACCTCATTTACAACATCACCATGAGTTGCATCCACACCTTCATCCAGGGCTTGGTTTTCCAGTCTGTCCTGAAGCAAGAGATTGCTTTCTTTGACACAGTGCACACCG GTGACATTGTATCACGCATTACCACGGACACCAACACCATGAGTGAGTCTCTGAGTGAGAAGCTCAGTCTGCTGATGTGGTACTTCATGCGCgtcatcttcctcttcatcttcatGCTCCGGCTCTCCTGGAAGCTGTCAATCTTCACCGCCCTGGGGCTGCCCATCATCTGGGTCATCCCTGAGTTGTCTGGCAAGTTCTACCAG TCATTGTCAGCACGAGTTCAGGAGTCTCTTGCACGAGCTAACgatgttgccatggagaccttCTCTTCCATGAAGACCGTAAGGAGCTTCGCCAATGAGGACGGCGAGACCCGGAGGTACCAGCAGCGGCTGGAGGAAACATATTCACTCAACAAACAGGAGGCTGCGGCCTACGCTGCTTCTACCTGGACCAACAGT CTATCCAGTTTGGCCCTGAAGGTCAGCATTCTGTACTATGGTGGAAGGCTAGTTACAGGGGGTGCTGTCAGCAGTGGTGACCTGGTGTCTTTTGTGCTGTATGAACTGCAGTTCACCTCCGCTGTAGAG GTTCTCATGTCATACTACCCCCATGTGAAGAAGGCCATTGGGGCCTCAGAGAAGATCTTTGAGTATGTGGACCGCAAGCCTCAGGTGCCCCCCGATGGCTCTTTGGCTCCTGAGAAACTAGAGGGGCATCTGCAATTCAAGAACATCACCTTCGCCTACCCAAAGAGACCCGAAACGGCTGTACTCAAG GGCTTCTCTCTGGAGCTGAAGCCCGGTGAGGTGACTGCCCTGGTGGGCCCCTCAGGTGGGGGCAAGAGCACCTGTGTGAGTCTGCTGGAAAGATTCTACCAGCCTCAGGAGGGGGAGATCCTGCTGGATGGAAAACCGCTGCTCAGCTATCAGAACCAGTACCTGCACAGAAAG ATTGCTGTAGTCAGCCAGGAGCCAGTGCTCTTTGCTCGCTCTGTCAtagaaaacattaaatatggCCGAGAGGATGCCACCGATGAGGAGATTTTCAGGGCTGCTGAAATGGCCAATGCACATAAGTTCATTAATGACCTGCCAAATGGATACAGCACAG ACgctggagagaaggggggtcAGGTCTCAGGTGGTCAGAAGCAGAGAATCGCCATTGCCCgagctctgattggacagcctAAGATCCTGGTTCTTGATGATGCCACAAGCTCCCTGGACACTGAGAGCGAGCACCTG GTTCACCAGGCCCTGCTCAAGAGCTCAAGCCGGTGCGCGATACTGTTGATCGCTCACAGGCTGAGCACAGTGGAAAAAGCCAATCACATCATCTTCCTCCAAGGAGGGGAGGTGCTAGAGGAGGGAAGCCATGCTGAGTTGTTGAAGAAACGCGGGGCTTACGCACAGCTGGTGCAGAAGCAGAACACTGCGTTCCAGCGCAACACTGAGGAAGGGGCAGACAAGGAGCGTGCAATATGA
- the notchl gene encoding neurogenic locus notch homolog protein 1 isoform X1: MLLALTAALLLSCWRWLGEAAVPSDPWAQCPSAKTCKAKFADGICDKKCSEPECLRDGFDCLVKNTCDPHYKQYCQDHYGNSYCEQGCDSAPCGWDGSDCFNQQSPLWANGTLILHTNIPSQEVPSRNRSLLWALSILLRTALKLRGVAPFHSSHNLYDLDPQKLAELLTQASTHDTNGSLLYLQVDNRPCSRLPSTCFQFSTEAANFLRTLMTLQHTIYPPFPEIQAVIAIRGVREELGEREKYTVGENVNTSPSWLWAMVGVATGLGLALAILAALLIRRARRRRESQEEGQRVQHRSTATDSGHRGQAWAQHTPHRGERMRVEKENGNKGIGIKKKKKGKENGKRRREPLGEDAIRLRPLKKELDIGSDTDMTQSSMEDINVRSSHRQDKSICDHRPEEQKHFHVTPSSPQSPTQASPGGWERNTSPPNHRTHNNTAPVQWCGPDGSVVLIRAVRSGLDRVVLELLRAGVPVNNTDHTGRSALHWACSVNHLSLARTLIRYGAAVDLQDYKGETALFLSALHGCYDTARFLLLNGANQDLTDCRGRRPLEAAREGLHHHVLELLLAHRSHRGHVSMEPVNDMLCEDRTFSYSAWVGPPGLPGRSASFSGVIGHREALPLYPSDWSGGKERCASPQNWRPQPLQSVTALVSPRILGRPSRPISTLQEVTSEAEEEDTERSQEAARAATPNFLSPQPAPRQRSFSCTQHALQRQSSGVQFEHPVASPGKPTNEHVEMVVSGPVAEAPIQSEVKPASDLPSMVQSDSEAGSSRNSKQEPQGDKISKALAESETSAHTAL, from the exons ATGCTGCTGGCTCTGACCGCTGCTCTGCTGCTCAGCTGTTGGAGATGGCTGGGTGAAG CTGCTGTCCCCAGTGACCCTTGGGCCCAATGCCCTTCTGCCAAGACCTGTAAGGCTAAATTTGCAGATGGAATATGTGACAAAAAATGTTCAGAGCCAGAGTGTCTGAGAGATGGGTTTGACTGCCTGGTGAAGAACACATGCGA TCCACATTACAAACAGTACTGCCAAGACCACTACGGCAACTCATACTGCGAGCAGGGGTGTGACAGTGCCCCCTGTGGCTGGGATGGGAGTGATTGCTTCAACCAGCAAAGCCCTCTCTGGGCAAATGGCACCTTGATCCTCCACACTAACATTCCCAGTCAGGAAGTCCCAAGCCGTAACAGGTCTTTGCTGTGGGCCCTCAGCATTCTCTTACGAACGGCTCTCAAACTGCGGGGTGTTGCACCATTCCACTCCAGCCATAACCTGTACGACCTTGACCCTCAGAAGCTTGCTGAACTGTTGACTCAGGCGTCCACTCATGATACCAACGG GTCACTACTGTACCTCCAGGTTGACAACAGGCCATGTTCCAGGCTCCCCTCTACCTGTTTCCAATTTTCCACTGAAGCAGCCAACTTCCTGCGAACACTGATGACATTGCAGCACACAATATATCCCCCATTCCCTGAAATCCAAGCAGTCATTGCAATCCGGGGTGTGAGAGAAGAAttgggagagcgagagaagtACACAGTGGGAGAGAATGTGAACA CTTCTCCTTCGTGGTTATGGGCAATGGTTGGGGTGGCAACTGGACTGGGATTGGCTCTGGCTATACTAGCTGCTCTGCTGATTAGACGGGCTCGACGGAGGAGAGAGTCACaggaggagggacagagggtGCAACACAGATCTACAGCTACAGACAGTGGCCACCGGGGGCAGGCCTGGGCCCAGCATACACCACATCGAGGGGAAAGAATGAGAGTGGAGAAAGAGAATGGCAATAAAGGAATTGggataaaaaagaagaaaaaggggaaagagAATGGGAAGAGGCGCAGGGAGCCACTCGGAGAGGATGCCATTAGGCTACG CCCCCTCAAAAAGGAATTGGATATAGGAAGTGATACAGATATGACTCAAAGTTCTATGGAAGACATCAACGTGAGGAGTTCACATCGACAGGACAAATCCATCTGTGACCACCGGCCCGAGGAGCAGAAGCACTTCCATGTCacacccagcagcccacagtCGCCAACACAGG CTTCACCGGGAGGATGGGAGAGAAACACCAGCCCTCCAAACCACAGGACACACAACAAT actgCTCCAGTTCAGTGGTGTGGTCCAGATGGATCTGTGGTCCTGATTCGGGCAGTCAGGAGTGGTCTCGACCGAGTGGTTCTGGAATTGCTGCGTGCCGGGGTGCCGGTCAACAACACGGACCACACTG gGAGATCTGCCCTtcactgggcatgctcagttaATCACCTTTCCCTGGCTCGAACTCTCATTCGCTATGGTGCAGCAGTGGACCTACAAGACTACAAG GGTGAGactgctctcttcctctccgctCTCCATGGTTGCTATGACACTGCCAGGTTTCTCCTCCTCAATGGAGCCAATCAGGATTTGACTGACTGCCGAGGTCGACGCCCACTAGAAGCAGCACGTGAAGGATTACATCATCATGTCCTGGAGCTCCTATTGGCTCACAGGTCCCACAGAGGGCATGTCTCCATGGAACCAGTTAATGACATGTTATGTGAGGACCGTACCTTCTCCTATTCCGCATGGGTTGGACCACCTGGTCTTCCTGGGAGAAGCGCTTCCTTTTCTGGAGTTATCGGTCATCGGGAAGCCTTGCCACTTTACCCCAG TGATTGGTCAGGAGGTAAAGAGCGATGTGCCTCCCCTCAGAACTGGCGTCCACAACCTCTCCAATCAGTAACTGCATTGGTCTCCCCCAGAATCCTTGGACGCCCATCACGTCCAATAAGCACTCTACAGGAAGTAACCTcggaggcagaggaagaggacacCGAAAGGTCCCAGGAAGCTGCTCGGGCAGCCACACCCAACTTCCTGTCCCCCCAGCCTGCACCTAGACAGCGGTCTTTCTCATGcacacagcatgcactgcagcGTCAATCAAGTGGCGTCCAGTTTGAACACCCTGTTGCATCACCTGGGAAGCCAACCAATGAGCATGTAGAAATGG
- the notchl gene encoding neurogenic locus notch homolog protein 1 isoform X2 translates to MLLALTAALLLSCWRWLGEAAVPSDPWAQCPSAKTCKAKFADGICDKKCSEPECLRDGFDCLVKNTCDPHYKQYCQDHYGNSYCEQGCDSAPCGWDGSDCFNQQSPLWANGTLILHTNIPSQEVPSRNRSLLWALSILLRTALKLRGVAPFHSSHNLYDLDPQKLAELLTQASTHDTNGSLLYLQVDNRPCSRLPSTCFQFSTEAANFLRTLMTLQHTIYPPFPEIQAVIAIRGVREELGEREKYTVGENVNTSPSWLWAMVGVATGLGLALAILAALLIRRARRRRESQEEGQRVQHRSTATDSGHRGQAWAQHTPHRGERMRVEKENGNKGIGIKKKKKGKENGKRRREPLGEDAIRLRPLKKELDIGSDTDMTQSSMEDINVRSSHRQDKSICDHRPEEQKHFHVTPSSPQSPTQASPGGWERNTSPPNHRTHNNTAPVQWCGPDGSVVLIRAVRSGLDRVVLELLRAGVPVNNTDHTGRSALHWACSVNHLSLARTLIRYGAAVDLQDYKGETALFLSALHGCYDTARFLLLNGANQDLTDCRGRRPLEAAREGLHHHVLELLLAHRSHRGHVSMEPVNDMLCEDRTFSYSAWVGPPGLPGRSASFSGVIGHREALPLYPRILGRPSRPISTLQEVTSEAEEEDTERSQEAARAATPNFLSPQPAPRQRSFSCTQHALQRQSSGVQFEHPVASPGKPTNEHVEMVVSGPVAEAPIQSEVKPASDLPSMVQSDSEAGSSRNSKQEPQGDKISKALAESETSAHTAL, encoded by the exons ATGCTGCTGGCTCTGACCGCTGCTCTGCTGCTCAGCTGTTGGAGATGGCTGGGTGAAG CTGCTGTCCCCAGTGACCCTTGGGCCCAATGCCCTTCTGCCAAGACCTGTAAGGCTAAATTTGCAGATGGAATATGTGACAAAAAATGTTCAGAGCCAGAGTGTCTGAGAGATGGGTTTGACTGCCTGGTGAAGAACACATGCGA TCCACATTACAAACAGTACTGCCAAGACCACTACGGCAACTCATACTGCGAGCAGGGGTGTGACAGTGCCCCCTGTGGCTGGGATGGGAGTGATTGCTTCAACCAGCAAAGCCCTCTCTGGGCAAATGGCACCTTGATCCTCCACACTAACATTCCCAGTCAGGAAGTCCCAAGCCGTAACAGGTCTTTGCTGTGGGCCCTCAGCATTCTCTTACGAACGGCTCTCAAACTGCGGGGTGTTGCACCATTCCACTCCAGCCATAACCTGTACGACCTTGACCCTCAGAAGCTTGCTGAACTGTTGACTCAGGCGTCCACTCATGATACCAACGG GTCACTACTGTACCTCCAGGTTGACAACAGGCCATGTTCCAGGCTCCCCTCTACCTGTTTCCAATTTTCCACTGAAGCAGCCAACTTCCTGCGAACACTGATGACATTGCAGCACACAATATATCCCCCATTCCCTGAAATCCAAGCAGTCATTGCAATCCGGGGTGTGAGAGAAGAAttgggagagcgagagaagtACACAGTGGGAGAGAATGTGAACA CTTCTCCTTCGTGGTTATGGGCAATGGTTGGGGTGGCAACTGGACTGGGATTGGCTCTGGCTATACTAGCTGCTCTGCTGATTAGACGGGCTCGACGGAGGAGAGAGTCACaggaggagggacagagggtGCAACACAGATCTACAGCTACAGACAGTGGCCACCGGGGGCAGGCCTGGGCCCAGCATACACCACATCGAGGGGAAAGAATGAGAGTGGAGAAAGAGAATGGCAATAAAGGAATTGggataaaaaagaagaaaaaggggaaagagAATGGGAAGAGGCGCAGGGAGCCACTCGGAGAGGATGCCATTAGGCTACG CCCCCTCAAAAAGGAATTGGATATAGGAAGTGATACAGATATGACTCAAAGTTCTATGGAAGACATCAACGTGAGGAGTTCACATCGACAGGACAAATCCATCTGTGACCACCGGCCCGAGGAGCAGAAGCACTTCCATGTCacacccagcagcccacagtCGCCAACACAGG CTTCACCGGGAGGATGGGAGAGAAACACCAGCCCTCCAAACCACAGGACACACAACAAT actgCTCCAGTTCAGTGGTGTGGTCCAGATGGATCTGTGGTCCTGATTCGGGCAGTCAGGAGTGGTCTCGACCGAGTGGTTCTGGAATTGCTGCGTGCCGGGGTGCCGGTCAACAACACGGACCACACTG gGAGATCTGCCCTtcactgggcatgctcagttaATCACCTTTCCCTGGCTCGAACTCTCATTCGCTATGGTGCAGCAGTGGACCTACAAGACTACAAG GGTGAGactgctctcttcctctccgctCTCCATGGTTGCTATGACACTGCCAGGTTTCTCCTCCTCAATGGAGCCAATCAGGATTTGACTGACTGCCGAGGTCGACGCCCACTAGAAGCAGCACGTGAAGGATTACATCATCATGTCCTGGAGCTCCTATTGGCTCACAGGTCCCACAGAGGGCATGTCTCCATGGAACCAGTTAATGACATGTTATGTGAGGACCGTACCTTCTCCTATTCCGCATGGGTTGGACCACCTGGTCTTCCTGGGAGAAGCGCTTCCTTTTCTGGAGTTATCGGTCATCGGGAAGCCTTGCCACTTTACCCCAG AATCCTTGGACGCCCATCACGTCCAATAAGCACTCTACAGGAAGTAACCTcggaggcagaggaagaggacacCGAAAGGTCCCAGGAAGCTGCTCGGGCAGCCACACCCAACTTCCTGTCCCCCCAGCCTGCACCTAGACAGCGGTCTTTCTCATGcacacagcatgcactgcagcGTCAATCAAGTGGCGTCCAGTTTGAACACCCTGTTGCATCACCTGGGAAGCCAACCAATGAGCATGTAGAAATGG